In Phreatobacter stygius, a genomic segment contains:
- a CDS encoding amidase: protein MSSDLIRLDALTARKLLQRGEVTSLELVEAAAARIAAVEPQVNAVPTLCLERAREQAAAADQARRTGQATLLAGLPIVVKDNADVGGVRTTGGTLLFKDRVAEVSDRTVALIERNGAVVLGKSNLSELGGAQTTNRVLGTTRNPYDVRLTCGGSSGGAAVALATGEAWLAHGNDYGGSLRIPAAFCNVTGLRPTPGRVPRKRLADPFDTIAVEGPMARNVADLALFFDAMVGFDPGDPLTTPATEAPFLDAALNPSKPQRLAISADLGILPIAAPIRAAVGAFAQHMTQAGVDVRMGAPDVTGSMEAFRALRGAGFYGSWKPFLPADRDKFPDPVLGDLDRGRDQAGAALAEAHRYRAELFRRTTDFLDEHHFLVCPAAQAMPFPVETLYPADIEGVASTSYLDWISITAIWSMTSLPAISIPIGFAPDGLPIGVQILAHSRHEAALFGLAAWIERELGLPALPVDPR, encoded by the coding sequence ATGTCCAGTGATCTGATCCGGCTCGACGCGCTCACCGCGCGCAAACTGCTCCAGCGTGGCGAGGTGACGTCGCTCGAACTGGTCGAGGCGGCGGCCGCGCGCATCGCGGCCGTCGAACCCCAGGTGAACGCCGTGCCGACGCTCTGCCTCGAGCGTGCCCGCGAGCAGGCGGCCGCCGCCGATCAGGCGCGGCGGACCGGCCAGGCGACGCTGCTCGCCGGCCTGCCGATCGTGGTCAAGGACAATGCCGATGTCGGCGGCGTCCGCACGACAGGCGGCACGCTCCTGTTCAAGGACCGGGTGGCCGAGGTCTCCGACCGCACCGTCGCGCTGATCGAACGCAATGGCGCGGTGGTGCTGGGCAAGTCGAACCTGTCCGAGCTCGGCGGGGCGCAAACCACCAACCGCGTGCTGGGCACGACGCGCAATCCCTATGACGTCAGGCTGACCTGCGGCGGTTCGTCGGGCGGCGCGGCGGTAGCGCTGGCCACCGGCGAAGCCTGGCTGGCGCATGGCAATGACTATGGCGGCAGCCTGCGCATCCCGGCCGCCTTCTGCAATGTCACGGGCTTGAGGCCGACGCCGGGCCGCGTGCCGCGCAAGCGGCTGGCCGACCCGTTCGACACGATCGCGGTCGAAGGGCCGATGGCGCGCAACGTTGCCGATCTCGCCCTGTTCTTCGATGCCATGGTCGGCTTCGACCCGGGCGATCCCTTGACCACGCCGGCGACCGAGGCGCCGTTCCTCGATGCCGCGCTCAATCCCTCGAAGCCGCAGCGATTGGCGATTTCGGCGGATCTCGGCATCTTGCCGATCGCCGCGCCGATCCGCGCCGCCGTCGGCGCCTTCGCGCAGCATATGACGCAGGCCGGCGTCGATGTCCGCATGGGCGCGCCCGATGTCACCGGATCGATGGAAGCGTTCCGCGCGCTGCGCGGTGCCGGTTTCTACGGCTCGTGGAAACCGTTCCTGCCGGCGGATCGCGACAAGTTTCCAGACCCCGTGCTTGGCGACCTCGACCGTGGCCGCGACCAGGCGGGAGCCGCGCTCGCCGAGGCCCATCGCTATCGCGCCGAGCTGTTCCGGCGCACCACCGATTTTCTCGACGAGCATCACTTCCTGGTCTGTCCGGCCGCGCAGGCCATGCCGTTTCCGGTCGAGACGCTCTATCCCGCCGACATCGAGGGTGTCGCCTCGACCTCCTATCTCGACTGGATTTCGATCACCGCGATCTGGTCGATGACCAGCCTGCCGGCGATCTCGATCCCCATCGGCTTCGCGCCTGACGGCCTGCCGATCGGCGTGCAGATCCTGGCGCATAGCCGGCACGAGGCGGCGCTGTTCGGCCTTGCCGCCTGGATCGAACGTGAGCTCGGCCTGCCGGCTTTGCCGGTCGATCCGAGATGA
- a CDS encoding aldo/keto reductase encodes MTPVTMPGPSTVPVDPLPRRRIGAELRPTLIGFGGAPLGDLYEELDEAKAQGAVAAALAAGINLIDTAPLYGHGLSEHRIGAALRAVPRGAVILSTKVGRWMDPRAPRADGSGYRGGLPHRAVIDYSHDGALRSLEQSLIRLGTDHVDILLIHDVDRWTHGDAVEEHFKTAMSGAYRALVRLRDEGVVKAIGVGVNEAAMCERFARAGDFDVMMLAGRYTLLEQGALETFLPLALARNIAVLLAGVFNSGILATGARPGAFYNYAPASPALLDRVSRIEAICKAHGTELAHAALAFPAAHPAVASIVLGAVTSDEIRQNVETLKKPIPQALWSDLKSAGLLPADAPTPA; translated from the coding sequence ATGACGCCGGTGACCATGCCCGGGCCTTCGACCGTCCCCGTCGATCCACTGCCGCGCCGGCGCATCGGCGCTGAGCTCCGCCCGACGCTGATCGGCTTCGGCGGCGCGCCGCTCGGCGATCTCTATGAAGAGCTCGATGAGGCCAAGGCCCAGGGCGCGGTCGCCGCGGCGCTTGCCGCCGGCATCAACCTGATCGATACCGCGCCGCTCTACGGCCACGGCCTGTCGGAGCATCGCATCGGCGCCGCGCTCAGGGCCGTGCCGCGCGGCGCGGTGATCCTGTCGACCAAGGTCGGGCGCTGGATGGATCCGCGTGCGCCGCGCGCCGATGGCTCGGGTTATCGCGGCGGCCTGCCGCACCGGGCGGTGATCGACTATTCCCATGACGGCGCGCTGCGTTCGCTCGAGCAGTCGCTGATCCGGCTCGGCACCGACCATGTCGACATCCTGCTGATCCACGACGTCGACCGCTGGACCCATGGCGACGCCGTCGAGGAGCATTTCAAGACGGCGATGAGCGGCGCCTACCGGGCCCTGGTGCGATTGCGCGACGAGGGCGTGGTCAAGGCGATCGGTGTCGGCGTCAACGAGGCGGCGATGTGCGAGCGCTTCGCGCGCGCCGGCGATTTCGACGTGATGATGCTCGCCGGCCGCTACACGCTTCTGGAACAGGGCGCGCTCGAAACCTTCCTGCCGCTGGCGCTCGCGCGCAACATCGCCGTGCTGCTGGCCGGGGTGTTCAATTCCGGCATCCTCGCGACCGGCGCCCGGCCCGGCGCATTCTACAATTATGCGCCGGCCTCGCCCGCTTTGCTCGACCGCGTCAGCCGTATCGAGGCCATCTGCAAGGCGCACGGCACGGAACTGGCCCATGCGGCGCTGGCTTTCCCGGCCGCCCATCCGGCGGTTGCCTCCATCGTGCTCGGCGCGGTGACCTCGGATGAGATCCGGCAGAATGTCGAGACCTTGAAAAAGCCGATCCCCCAGGCGCTCTGGAGCGATCTGAAGAGCGCAGGGCTGCTGCCCGCCGATGCGCCGACGCCGGCATGA
- a CDS encoding RbsD/FucU family protein has product MLRGLDPLLTPDLLWILAAMGHGDDLALVDANHPAERIAGATISGRLVRLPGLTMGHAASAILSVLPVDDFAADPVRRMQVVGDPGTIPEVQAEVQAEVDRAAGRSLAMAGLERFDFYAAAEQAFAVVQVGDPRPYGCFLIRKGVIAG; this is encoded by the coding sequence ATGCTCAGGGGATTGGACCCGCTGCTGACGCCGGATCTCCTATGGATCCTTGCCGCCATGGGTCATGGCGACGACCTGGCTCTGGTCGACGCCAACCATCCGGCCGAGCGGATCGCCGGCGCCACCATTTCGGGCCGCCTGGTCCGCCTGCCCGGGCTCACCATGGGACATGCGGCCAGCGCCATTCTGTCGGTCCTGCCGGTCGACGATTTCGCCGCCGATCCGGTCAGGCGGATGCAGGTGGTCGGCGACCCCGGGACGATCCCCGAGGTTCAGGCCGAAGTGCAGGCCGAAGTCGACCGGGCGGCCGGCCGCAGCCTGGCCATGGCCGGCCTCGAGCGCTTTGATTTCTACGCGGCGGCGGAACAGGCCTTTGCCGTCGTCCAGGTCGGCGACCCCAGGCCTTATGGCTGCTTCCTGATCCGCAAGGGCGTCATCGCCGGCTGA
- a CDS encoding GntR family transcriptional regulator encodes MSNDEPRSGRMPRGRTAAEAVYLALRDDIVSLARKPGSQVNEKAIALAHGVSRTPVREAILRLAGEGLIDVVSKAGTYVSRIRLSALAETIVVRKALEEVTVRAAVAHATPSQIIEMRALLTRQAEASEAGDQGAFHLADEAFHETIARAGGFPGIWALVQTVKLQVDRYRRLTLPQPGRMALVIREHKLVLDAIEARDADAAAEAMGRHIAGLDVNLAEIRRINPNHFEEDVATIQRFVA; translated from the coding sequence ATGTCGAATGATGAGCCACGATCGGGCCGGATGCCGCGCGGCCGCACGGCGGCGGAAGCCGTCTATCTGGCGCTGCGCGACGACATCGTCTCGCTTGCCCGCAAGCCCGGCTCGCAGGTCAATGAGAAGGCCATTGCGCTGGCCCATGGGGTCAGCCGCACGCCGGTGCGCGAGGCCATCCTCAGGCTGGCCGGCGAAGGCCTGATCGACGTCGTCTCCAAGGCCGGCACCTATGTCTCGCGCATTCGCCTCTCGGCGCTGGCCGAGACCATCGTGGTGCGCAAGGCGCTGGAGGAGGTGACGGTGCGGGCGGCGGTGGCCCATGCGACACCGAGCCAGATCATCGAGATGCGGGCCCTGCTGACCCGTCAGGCCGAGGCGTCCGAGGCCGGCGATCAGGGCGCCTTTCATTTGGCCGACGAGGCCTTTCACGAGACGATCGCGCGGGCTGGCGGGTTTCCCGGCATCTGGGCGCTGGTGCAGACCGTCAAGCTGCAGGTCGACCGTTACCGCCGGCTGACCTTGCCGCAGCCCGGCCGCATGGCGCTGGTCATTCGCGAGCACAAGCTGGTGCTCGACGCCATCGAGGCGCGCGACGCCGATGCCGCGGCCGAGGCCATGGGTCGCCACATTGCCGGTCTCGACGTCAATCTGGCGGAGATCCGCCGGATCAACCCCAACCATTTTGAGGAGGACGTCGCGACCATCCAGCGCTTCGTCGCCTGA
- a CDS encoding sialic acid TRAP transporter substrate-binding protein SiaP: MIVTRRNALISGAGLALAATPLRAQTTKLKWAHVYETNEAYHTEALWAAQEIAKRTNGKYQIDVFPASQLGNENQINEGLSLGTVDMIYTGVAFAGSIHKPIAITNAPYVLRDYNHWKAYRDAPLFRQIASGYEGRTRHKVASLTYYGARHVTANKAINKPEDMRGMKLRVPPAPLFLMFTKSVGANATPIAFAEVYLALQQGTVDGQENPLPTIMAKKFYEVQSHIMLTGHITESLVSVVGSHVWSKLNDAEKATFQEVLMQAAARASEAIRTSEGLLADEFRKLGKTVIEPDRAAFRAVAIPLHNDASAGAGWSRAEYDALQALAPSS; encoded by the coding sequence ATGATCGTCACTCGCCGCAATGCGCTGATATCAGGCGCGGGCCTCGCACTCGCCGCCACCCCGCTTCGGGCCCAGACGACCAAGCTGAAATGGGCGCATGTCTACGAGACCAACGAGGCCTACCACACCGAAGCCTTGTGGGCCGCGCAGGAGATCGCCAAGCGCACCAACGGGAAATACCAGATCGACGTCTTCCCGGCGTCCCAGCTCGGCAATGAGAACCAGATCAACGAGGGCCTGAGCCTCGGCACGGTCGACATGATCTATACCGGCGTCGCCTTTGCCGGTTCGATCCACAAGCCGATCGCCATCACCAACGCGCCTTATGTGCTGCGCGACTACAACCACTGGAAGGCCTATCGCGATGCGCCGCTGTTCCGGCAGATCGCGTCGGGCTACGAGGGCCGCACCCGCCACAAGGTGGCGTCGCTGACCTATTACGGCGCCCGTCATGTCACCGCCAACAAGGCGATCAACAAGCCCGAGGACATGCGCGGCATGAAGCTTCGGGTGCCGCCGGCGCCGCTGTTCCTGATGTTCACCAAGTCGGTCGGCGCCAATGCCACGCCGATCGCTTTCGCCGAGGTCTATCTGGCGCTGCAGCAGGGCACGGTCGACGGCCAGGAAAATCCGTTGCCGACCATCATGGCGAAGAAGTTCTACGAAGTTCAGAGCCATATCATGCTGACCGGCCACATCACGGAATCGCTGGTGTCGGTGGTTGGCAGCCATGTCTGGAGCAAGCTCAACGACGCCGAGAAAGCCACCTTCCAGGAGGTGCTGATGCAGGCGGCGGCGCGCGCTTCGGAAGCGATCCGCACGTCCGAAGGCCTGCTGGCGGACGAGTTCAGGAAGCTCGGCAAGACCGTGATCGAGCCGGACCGGGCCGCCTTCCGGGCCGTCGCCATCCCCCTGCACAACGATGCTTCGGCCGGCGCCGGCTGGTCGCGCGCCGAATATGACGCGCTGCAGGCGCTTGCGCCGTCGAGCTGA
- a CDS encoding TRAP transporter small permease, whose translation MTDSARAPADPVEDVHLIVAEDEEVTVEYFLEDWLSIALFWALAFIIFLQFFTRYVMNDSLAWTEEIARYLLMVLVFVGGAMVMRRNTNISVELVMNLMQDGLRRRVLIAAVEITKLFFVGLLAYFSILITERMHGLYMTVVDWPMSLVYGGIAVGCFLMVFRQALNLLREARNGFRRAPPHSIPDVD comes from the coding sequence ATGACCGATAGTGCGAGAGCGCCCGCAGACCCCGTCGAGGACGTCCACCTGATCGTCGCCGAGGACGAAGAGGTGACGGTCGAATATTTCCTCGAGGACTGGCTGTCGATCGCCCTGTTCTGGGCGCTGGCCTTCATCATTTTCCTGCAGTTCTTCACCCGCTACGTGATGAACGACAGCCTGGCCTGGACCGAGGAGATCGCCCGCTACCTGCTGATGGTGCTGGTCTTCGTCGGCGGCGCCATGGTCATGCGCCGCAATACCAATATCTCGGTCGAGCTGGTGATGAACCTGATGCAGGACGGCTTGCGGCGGCGGGTGCTGATCGCGGCGGTCGAGATCACCAAGCTCTTCTTCGTCGGCCTGCTCGCCTATTTTTCCATTCTGATCACCGAGCGCATGCACGGCCTCTACATGACGGTGGTCGATTGGCCGATGTCGCTGGTCTATGGCGGCATCGCGGTCGGCTGTTTCCTGATGGTGTTCCGTCAGGCGCTGAACCTCCTGCGCGAGGCCCGCAACGGCTTCCGGCGCGCGCCGCCCCATTCCATTCCCGACGTCGATTGA
- a CDS encoding TRAP transporter large permease has protein sequence MAIVIFIFLAALIAGLPVFIALAGSSLVYTHFIAHIPDFVVLHRMAGGLDSFPLLAVPFFILAGNLMNSAGITNKIYDFAVAIAGWMRGGLAQVNIIGSVIFSGMSGTAIADAAGLGTIEIKAMKDHGYSTEFSVGVTAASATLGPIIPPSLPFVIYGMMANVSIGALFLGGIIPGLVMTIFMMAYVWWCARKYGMGRDQAFRWRVLFYTFIAAVPALMTPVIIIGGMAFGWFTPTEAAIAACAWALMLGAFLYRSLSWKQLYKVTLDTVETTAGVLLIVAAASLFGWVLTTTRLTEQAADALLSITTNPYIILVLVNLLLLVVGCFLETIAAISILVPVLMPILLKVGVDPIHFGVVMTLNLMVGLLHPPLGMVLFVLARISGLSVERTTMAILPWLVPLLLSLLAITFIPELTLWLPRYMGMLK, from the coding sequence ATGGCCATTGTCATCTTCATCTTCCTCGCGGCACTGATCGCCGGCCTGCCGGTGTTCATCGCGCTGGCTGGTTCGTCGCTGGTCTATACCCACTTCATCGCCCATATCCCCGACTTCGTGGTGCTGCACCGCATGGCCGGCGGCCTGGACTCGTTTCCGCTCCTGGCCGTGCCGTTCTTCATCCTGGCCGGCAACCTGATGAATTCAGCCGGCATCACCAACAAGATCTACGACTTCGCGGTGGCCATCGCCGGCTGGATGCGCGGCGGCCTGGCGCAGGTGAACATCATTGGCTCGGTGATCTTTTCCGGCATGTCGGGCACCGCGATCGCCGATGCCGCCGGGCTCGGCACGATCGAGATCAAGGCCATGAAGGACCATGGCTATTCGACCGAATTCTCGGTCGGCGTTACGGCGGCCTCGGCGACGCTCGGGCCGATCATCCCGCCGTCCTTGCCTTTCGTGATCTACGGCATGATGGCCAATGTCTCGATCGGCGCGCTGTTCCTCGGCGGCATCATTCCGGGTTTGGTCATGACCATCTTCATGATGGCCTATGTCTGGTGGTGCGCGCGCAAATACGGCATGGGCCGCGACCAGGCCTTCCGTTGGCGCGTCCTGTTCTACACGTTCATCGCCGCGGTCCCCGCCCTGATGACACCGGTCATCATCATTGGCGGCATGGCCTTCGGCTGGTTCACGCCGACCGAAGCGGCGATCGCCGCCTGCGCCTGGGCGCTGATGCTCGGCGCCTTCCTCTATCGTTCGCTCAGCTGGAAGCAGCTCTACAAGGTCACCCTCGACACCGTCGAGACCACCGCCGGCGTGCTGCTGATCGTTGCCGCCGCATCGCTGTTCGGCTGGGTGCTGACCACCACCCGGCTGACCGAGCAGGCGGCCGATGCGCTGCTCTCGATCACCACCAATCCCTATATCATCCTGGTGCTGGTCAACCTCCTGCTGCTGGTGGTCGGCTGCTTCCTGGAGACGATCGCCGCCATCAGCATCCTGGTGCCGGTGCTGATGCCGATCCTGCTGAAGGTCGGCGTCGACCCGATCCATTTCGGCGTGGTCATGACGCTCAACCTGATGGTCGGCCTGCTGCATCCGCCGCTCGGCATGGTGCTGTTCGTGCTGGCGCGCATTTCCGGCCTCTCGGTCGAGCGCACGACGATGGCGATCCTGCCCTGGCTGGTTCCGCTGCTCCTGTCGCTGCTCGCCATCACCTTCATCCCGGAACTGACGCTCTGGCTGCCGCGCTACATGGGCATGCTCAAATAG
- a CDS encoding GntR family transcriptional regulator: protein MTDKTSAAQPRHRNLAAVLADEIACAVYPIGGRFPTEQELQARFQVGRHTVREALKILTEQGLLGRRRKTGTVVLSARPVSHYAHSLRDLRGLLDFAENTLLDIRYESFVSTSERGPPELQGLPDTRWLRIAGVRSTRSNGELLCWSEIYVPDRFAPERDRIRQPDRAIYERVLEQHGLKLEYVEQDVTAAALPGPIAALLGAEPDSPALMVTRRYVAHTGATFEVSQNLYPAGRYSLRSMLRQRA, encoded by the coding sequence ATGACCGACAAGACCAGCGCGGCCCAGCCGCGGCACCGGAACCTCGCCGCCGTCCTGGCCGACGAAATAGCCTGCGCGGTCTATCCGATCGGTGGCCGCTTCCCAACCGAGCAGGAATTGCAGGCGCGCTTCCAGGTCGGCCGCCACACGGTCAGGGAAGCGCTGAAGATCCTGACCGAACAGGGCCTGCTCGGCCGCCGGCGCAAGACCGGCACGGTGGTGCTGTCGGCCCGGCCGGTGTCGCATTATGCCCATAGCCTGCGCGACCTGCGCGGCCTCTTGGATTTTGCCGAAAACACCTTGCTCGACATTCGCTACGAGAGCTTCGTCTCGACCTCCGAGCGCGGTCCGCCGGAGCTGCAGGGCTTGCCCGACACCCGCTGGCTCCGCATTGCCGGTGTCCGGTCGACCCGCAGCAATGGCGAGCTTCTGTGCTGGTCGGAGATCTATGTTCCCGATCGGTTTGCGCCGGAGCGCGACCGGATCCGTCAGCCCGACCGGGCCATCTATGAACGGGTGCTGGAGCAGCACGGCCTGAAGCTCGAATATGTCGAGCAGGATGTCACCGCGGCGGCCCTGCCGGGACCGATCGCTGCCTTGCTCGGCGCCGAGCCGGACAGCCCGGCCCTGATGGTGACGCGCCGCTACGTTGCCCATACCGGGGCGACCTTCGAGGTCTCGCAGAACCTCTATCCGGCCGGCCGCTATTCGCTGCGCAGCATGCTCCGCCAGCGGGCCTGA
- a CDS encoding CaiB/BaiF CoA transferase family protein: protein MLESILSGIKVVDFTQNVAGPFCTQILGDLGAEVIKVERPGRGDDTRDWRPPEIGGQSSTFLALNRNKSSICIDIDQPDGRRVLRDLAATADVFVHSMKPGSAEARGLGHDDLNGLNARLVYCAISAFGQVGPLKGLPGYDPLMQAFTGIMSTTGSPGDDPVRVGVSLIDMGTGMWAALGIMGGLMHRARSGEGMLVEASLMETGISWMTVFVASYLATGRLPQKLGSAMTMTAPYELFASADGHVFIAAGNDRLFDKVCAGLGCPELTQDPRFAANPLRVANRPALKAALEAVTVKKTTVAIVAALRQAGAPCSEMNTVAEMLDHEQVKAAGIVQDLPVETAKDHRVVALPLKANGARSRAVAPPPALGADTRTVLASLGYAAAEIDRLSRQGAVG, encoded by the coding sequence ATGCTCGAAAGCATTTTGTCCGGCATAAAGGTCGTCGACTTCACGCAGAATGTCGCCGGGCCGTTCTGCACGCAGATTCTCGGCGATCTCGGCGCCGAGGTGATCAAGGTCGAGCGGCCGGGGCGCGGCGACGACACGCGCGACTGGCGCCCGCCGGAGATCGGTGGCCAGTCCTCGACCTTCCTGGCGCTCAACCGCAACAAATCGAGCATCTGCATCGACATCGACCAGCCCGACGGCCGGCGGGTGCTGCGTGACCTGGCGGCGACGGCCGATGTCTTCGTCCATTCGATGAAGCCCGGCAGCGCCGAGGCGCGCGGCCTTGGCCATGACGATCTGAACGGCCTGAACGCGCGGCTCGTCTATTGCGCGATCAGCGCCTTCGGCCAGGTCGGACCGTTGAAGGGCCTGCCCGGCTACGACCCGCTGATGCAGGCCTTCACCGGCATCATGAGCACGACCGGCAGCCCGGGCGACGATCCGGTTCGCGTCGGCGTATCGCTGATCGACATGGGCACCGGCATGTGGGCGGCGCTCGGCATCATGGGCGGGCTGATGCACCGCGCCAGGAGCGGCGAGGGCATGCTGGTCGAGGCGAGCCTGATGGAGACCGGCATCAGCTGGATGACGGTGTTTGTCGCGAGCTATCTGGCCACCGGCCGGCTGCCGCAGAAGCTCGGTTCGGCCATGACCATGACCGCGCCCTACGAACTGTTCGCATCCGCCGACGGCCATGTCTTCATCGCCGCCGGCAATGACCGCCTGTTCGACAAGGTCTGCGCCGGCCTCGGCTGTCCGGAGCTCACGCAGGATCCGCGCTTCGCCGCCAATCCGTTGCGGGTCGCCAACCGGCCGGCGCTCAAGGCCGCGCTCGAAGCGGTCACCGTCAAAAAGACCACCGTGGCGATTGTCGCGGCGCTGAGGCAGGCCGGCGCGCCGTGCAGCGAGATGAACACTGTCGCCGAGATGCTCGACCACGAACAGGTCAAGGCCGCCGGCATCGTCCAGGATCTGCCGGTCGAGACGGCCAAGGATCATCGTGTCGTGGCCTTGCCGCTGAAGGCCAATGGCGCGCGCAGCCGCGCCGTGGCGCCGCCGCCGGCGCTCGGCGCCGACACGCGAACCGTGCTGGCCTCGCTCGGTTACGCCGCTGCCGAGATCGATCGCCTGAGCCGGCAGGGCGCGGTCGGCTGA
- a CDS encoding MmgE/PrpD family protein has protein sequence MSAHAAFSARLADDGRDLPLTRRLAGFIGEGQVDAFAQRRAVAVIVDTLAVTIAGGAEPAVRLLARSLDPRQDGEVASLWGAAYRADDAALLFGMASHILDYDDVSMLAVCHPTAPVLSAALSAVPWHDLSGRDLADAVAIGTEVMIRLGQAMGFRHYALGFHATATLGTIGATAAAARLMRLDQAKIVHALAIAASLASGLRKNFGSMVKSLHVGLAASNGLKAARWAAAGIEGAAEPLEQDGFLRAFSGGETDRWPSDLSLGSPFVLTEPGFEQKRYPCCYLLHRMIEATLAMVRETGVGLADVAAARVDMPPGGTRPLIHPFPKSGLNALFSAPYAIVASLADRRIDLKSFTDAAVLRPEIQARLGDVDVVEAAGTSLQGADVGSAPVTVTLTLRDGARLAKTILVSPGSVEDPLTPAQLEAKWTDCLERAAPGIDSATAARLFAQGFDLAALPRVSDWLAGLRHAVSAA, from the coding sequence ATGTCTGCTCATGCCGCTTTTTCCGCGCGCCTTGCCGATGACGGGCGGGATCTGCCGCTGACCCGCCGGCTCGCCGGCTTCATCGGTGAAGGCCAGGTCGACGCTTTCGCCCAGCGCCGCGCCGTTGCCGTCATTGTCGATACGCTGGCGGTGACCATCGCCGGCGGCGCGGAACCGGCGGTCAGGCTTCTGGCACGCAGCCTCGATCCGCGTCAGGACGGCGAGGTCGCCTCGCTCTGGGGGGCCGCCTATCGCGCCGACGATGCCGCGCTGCTGTTCGGCATGGCGAGCCATATTCTCGACTATGACGATGTCAGCATGCTCGCGGTCTGCCATCCGACCGCGCCGGTGCTCAGCGCCGCGCTCTCGGCCGTGCCTTGGCACGACCTCTCCGGCCGTGACCTGGCCGATGCGGTCGCTATTGGCACCGAGGTGATGATCCGGCTCGGCCAGGCCATGGGGTTTCGCCACTATGCGCTCGGCTTTCACGCCACCGCGACGCTCGGCACGATTGGCGCCACGGCCGCCGCCGCCCGGCTGATGCGGCTCGACCAGGCCAAGATCGTCCATGCCCTGGCGATCGCGGCGAGCCTCGCCTCGGGCCTGCGCAAGAATTTCGGCTCGATGGTCAAGTCGCTGCATGTCGGCCTTGCCGCATCCAACGGCCTGAAGGCGGCGCGCTGGGCCGCCGCCGGCATCGAAGGCGCCGCCGAACCGCTCGAGCAGGACGGTTTCCTCAGGGCGTTCTCGGGCGGCGAGACCGATCGCTGGCCGAGCGATCTGTCGCTCGGATCGCCTTTCGTGCTGACCGAGCCGGGCTTCGAGCAGAAGCGCTATCCCTGCTGCTACCTGCTGCACAGGATGATCGAGGCGACCCTGGCCATGGTCCGCGAAACCGGCGTCGGGCTCGCCGATGTGGCGGCGGCGCGGGTCGACATGCCCCCGGGCGGCACCAGGCCGCTGATTCACCCTTTCCCGAAGTCCGGGCTCAATGCCCTGTTCAGCGCGCCCTATGCCATCGTCGCGAGCCTTGCCGACCGGCGTATCGACTTGAAGAGCTTCACCGATGCCGCCGTGCTGCGCCCGGAAATCCAGGCGCGCCTCGGCGATGTCGACGTGGTCGAGGCCGCCGGCACCTCGCTGCAGGGGGCCGACGTCGGCAGCGCGCCGGTCACCGTGACGCTGACGCTGCGCGATGGTGCAAGGCTCGCAAAGACCATCCTGGTGTCGCCAGGGTCGGTCGAAGACCCGCTGACGCCGGCACAGCTCGAGGCCAAATGGACCGATTGCCTGGAGCGCGCGGCGCCCGGCATCGACAGCGCCACCGCCGCGCGGCTGTTCGCTCAGGGTTTCGATCTCGCCGCCCTGCCACGCGTGAGCGATTGGCTGGCCGGCCTCAGGCACGCTGTGTCGGCCGCCTGA
- a CDS encoding enoyl-CoA hydratase/isomerase family protein translates to MAAMMEFETLRLSEPQEHVVVVQLHRPDRSNALNTQMGRDLVRCFEDVALDPADIRCLVLTGAGDKAFCAGGDLKERKGMTDEAWTRQHVIFERMVRAILDCPVPVIGAVNGAAYGGGCEITAACDFLYAAETARFALTEVTLGIMPGAGGTQTLARALGERRAKELILTGRPFSAAEAAGWGLVNQVVPAAGLMDAALATAAVIARNAPISVRQAKQSIHRGLQLSLRDGLAFEIEAYNRMVPTEDRHEGVLAFNEKRSPAFKGR, encoded by the coding sequence ATGGCTGCCATGATGGAATTCGAAACGCTCCGCCTGTCCGAGCCCCAGGAGCATGTCGTCGTCGTGCAATTGCACCGGCCCGACAGGTCGAACGCGCTCAACACCCAGATGGGCCGCGACCTGGTGCGCTGCTTCGAGGATGTCGCGCTCGACCCCGCTGACATCAGATGCCTCGTGCTGACCGGTGCCGGCGACAAGGCGTTCTGCGCCGGCGGCGACCTGAAAGAGCGCAAGGGCATGACCGACGAGGCCTGGACGCGCCAGCATGTCATCTTCGAACGCATGGTGCGGGCCATCCTGGATTGCCCGGTGCCGGTCATCGGAGCGGTCAACGGCGCGGCCTATGGTGGCGGCTGCGAGATCACCGCGGCCTGCGATTTCCTCTATGCGGCCGAGACCGCCCGCTTCGCGCTGACCGAGGTGACGCTCGGCATCATGCCGGGCGCCGGTGGCACCCAGACGCTGGCGCGTGCGCTCGGCGAGCGGCGCGCCAAGGAGCTGATCCTGACCGGCAGGCCGTTCAGCGCGGCGGAGGCCGCCGGCTGGGGCCTGGTCAATCAGGTGGTCCCGGCCGCCGGTCTGATGGATGCGGCCTTGGCGACCGCGGCGGTCATTGCCCGCAATGCGCCGATCTCGGTGCGCCAGGCCAAGCAGTCGATCCATCGCGGCCTGCAGCTGTCGCTGCGCGACGGCCTGGCCTTCGAGATCGAGGCCTATAATCGCATGGTGCCGACCGAAGACCGGCACGAAGGCGTGCTGGCCTTCAACGAAAAACGGTCACCGGCCTTCAAGGGGCGCTGA